One Danio rerio strain Tuebingen ecotype United States chromosome 9, GRCz12tu, whole genome shotgun sequence genomic region harbors:
- the mcf2lb gene encoding guanine nucleotide exchange factor DBS isoform X4 yields the protein MDVQNRRKTICIPLAEVEKYYHFSRRCQWLQNEIMQKESSPLFAADVITELKRQFAFLSGGRAQDGSPIIIFPEYPSFCEIGDQEFRNVLTYLTSIPSLSAAGVGFIVVIDRRQDRWTCLKGTLLRISGWFPANLRLVLVLRPSAILQRTLSDVFFKLHRDDFKVPVIMLSSVADLHTYIERNQLTQELGGSQYYCHKTWISHRTDLESFAALVKRMAQRLQVFGRELAETELPSNHLTASSLLNTHTSRKDIFKEDMAGALSQGRKILENIREPVRRDPDSSLNPDQLENLATVHRLLSQLNESSTAFDEFWIQHQNKLELCLKVCQFEHNFQQLRTELDRATETLNAFSAVGISPAQTEHLLQELTNHEKKVCEVLDRVRSLVAEGQGLIDSSQILDDSIAAKCSELEKASENLTQELKDKQTKLTQAMDLHKRLDMMCKWCDDGIYMLASQPLDKCQSQEGAESALSELECYLETANEKQKWEISTVWQEYDNILNNELREQVTRAFEKKASLQEMFDRRRVSLKKLAAKQTRPVQPVAPSPESLSSPAHRDHESICISEDSDSRGSCKQINSDQVDRSSRNASVSEEEETLAVLRRHVMNELLETERAYVEELMCVLQGYAAEMDNPSMAPLIPAALQNKKDVLFGNMQEIYNFHKRIFLRELETYTDYPELVGRCFLDWMGELQIYEKYCHNKPRSESLWRQCSDCAFFQECQKKLEHKLGLDSYLLKPVQRITKYQLLIKEMIKYSKGCEGSVELQAALSSILGILKAVNDSMHLIAITGYDGNLGDLGRLLMQGSFSVWAEHKRGHVKVMELARFKPMQRHLFLHEKALLFCKRREESGEGYEKAPSYSFKQELSMAAIGITEHAKGDSKKFEIWSSSRDEVYTIQAASEEVKTIWVTEIRKLLTGQLEACKERIFEEPKNEASQQRAPEQFTSESSSTNRLVRNERSSLKSDGVEKQKREEERGKELESIFESRTAERAKGSSFSFETKPKRQDVRSDPTPLETGPHPNLGGVRWFSTSSLFQSRRRGWMKGSLSLDASVEHDGYFSAEEQANSDPEEEREDKLSEEEPQPVRIDEEIQCFEETEEPEE from the exons ATGAAATCATGCAGAAGGAGTCGAGTCCCCTCTTCGCTGCTGATGTCATCACTGAACTCAAGAGACAGTTTGCGTTCCTGTCTG GTGGAAGAGCACAGGATGGAAGCCCTATCATTATCTTCCCAGAATACCCTTCATTTTGTGAAATAGGAGACCAAGAGTTTCGTAATGTGCTTACATACCTGACAAGTATTcccag TCTGAGTGCAGCAGGTGTGGGCTTTATCGTAGTGATTGACAGACGTCAAGATCGATGGACGTGTTTGAAGGGAACATTGTTGCGTATTTCA GGCTGGTTTCCTGCTAATCTTCGGCTTGTTCTGGTTCTGAGGCCCAGTGCTATACTGCAGCGAACACTTTCTGATGTCTTTTTCAAACTCCACAGAGATGACTTTAAAGTACCG GTTATCATGCTAAGCTCAGTGGCTGATCTCCATACTTATATTGAGAGGAATCAACTGACACAGGAACTTGGCGGTTCTCAGTACTACTGCCACAAAACCTGGATCTCTCACCGCACA GATCTTGAAAGCTTCGCTGCGTTAGTGAAGAGGATGGCTCAGAGACTGCAAGTGTTCGGCAGAGAGCTGGCAGAAACCGAGCTACCCAGCAACCACCTGACAGCCAGCAgtctgcttaatacacacaccaGCAGAAAAGACATCTTCAAA GAAGACATGGCAGGAGCTCTCAGCCAAGGTCGGAAAATCTTGGAGAATATCAGAGAGCCGGTGCGCAGAGATCCGGACAGCAGTTTGAACCCTGACCAGTTGGAGAATCTTGCTACAGTCCACAG GCTCTTATCCCAGCTTAATGAGAGCTCAACAGCATTCGATGAGTTCTGGATTCAGCATCAAAATAAACTGGAGCTATGTCTGAAAGTCTGTCAGTTTGAGCACAACTTTCAGCAG TTGCGAACAGAGCTGGATCGAGCAACTGAAACTCTGAATGCTTTCTCAGCTGTTGGAATAAGCCCCGCCCAAACAGAACACCTCCTTCAAGAGCTGACCAATCATGAAAAGAAAGTCTGT gAAGTGCTGGACAGAGTGAGGTCTCTGGTTGCTGAGGGTCAAGGTTTGATTGACAGCTCTCAGATTCTTGATGACAGTATTGCAGCAAAATGCAGTGAGCTAGAaaaagcaagtgaaaatctcACCCAAGAGCTTAAAGACAAGCAGACCAAGCTGACACAGGCTATGGATCTACATAAAAGACTGGACATG ATGTGTAAATGGTGTGATGATGGGATTTACATGCTGGCATCACAACCACTGGACAAGTGCCAGTCACAGGAGGGGGCAGAGTCAGCGCTATCAGAGCTAGAATGTTACCTGGAGACAGCCAATGAGAAACAGAAGTGGGAAATCAGCACAGTTTGGCAGGAATATGACAACATATTGAACAATGAGCTTAGG GAGCAAGTGACGCGTGCATTTGAGAAGAAAGCCTCACTACAGGAGATGTTTGATAGAAGGAGGGTCAGTCTGAAGAAACTAGCAGCCAAACAAACACGTCCTGTACAACCTGTGGCTCCCAGTCCAGAGTCACTCTCATCTCCTG CTCACAGGGATCATGAGAGCATCTGTATTAGTGAGGACTCGGACAGCAGGGGCTCCTGTAAACAA ATAAACTCTGATCAGGTTGACAGGAGCAGTCGCAATGCTTCTGTATCTGAGGAGGAAGAAACCCTGGCTGTACTGCGCAG GCATGTAATGAACGAGTTATTGGAAACCGAGAGAGCATATGTggaagagcttatgtgtgtgttgcag GGATATGCTGCTGAGATGGACAATCCCTCCATGGCTCCTCTTATTCCTGCTGCCCTGCAGAACAAGAAGGACGTGTTATTTGGGAACATGCAAGAGATATACAATTTCCACAAAAG AATATTTCTCAGAGAGCTGGAGACCTACACTGACTATCCTGAGCTTGTGGGCCGCTGCTTCCTGGACTGG ATGGGGGAGCTGCAAATTTATGAGAAATACTGTCACAACAAACCTCGTTCTGAGAGTCTCTGGAGACAGTGCTCCGACTGCGCCTTTTTCCAG GAGTGTCAGAAGAAACTAGAACACAAGCTGGGACTGGACTCTTACTTACTGAAGCCTGTACAGAGGATCACTAAATACCAACTTCTGATTAAG gagATGATTAAATACAGTAAAGGCTGTGAGGGCTCAGTGGAGCTGCAGGCGGCTCTTTCCTCAATACTGGGAATCCTGAAGGCCGTAAATGACTCAATGCACCTCATCGCCATCACAGGATATGAT GGTAATCTTGGAGACCTGGGTCGTCTGCTGATGCAGGGGTCGTTCAGCGTGTGGGCAGAGCACAAGAGAGGTCATGTGAAGGTGATGGAGCTCGCCAGGTTTAAGCCCATGCAGAGACACCTGTTCCTGCATGAGAAAGCTCTGCTCTTCTGCAAGAGACGAGAGGAGAGCGGAGAGGGATACGAAAAAGCCCCTTCATACAGCTTTAAACAGGAGCTCAGC ATGGCTGCTATTGGAATAACAGAGCATGCTAAAGGGGACAGCAAGAAGTTTGAAATCTGGTCCAGTTCAAGAGACGAGGTGTACACGATACAG GCTGCATCTGAAGAGGTTAAGACCATCTGGGTGACAGAAATCCGCAAACTTCTAACAGGACAACTGGAAGCCTGCAAAG AAAGGATCTTTGAGGAACCAAAAAATG AAGCAAGTCAGCAGAGGGCACCTGAGCAGTTCACCTCAGAGAGCAGCTCAACAAACAG ACTGGTGAGAAATGAGCGTAGTAGCCTCAAGAGTGACGGAGTGGAGAAACAAAAAAGAGAAGAGGAAAGAGGCAAGGAACTTGAGAGCATTTTTGAATCGAGGACAGCCGAAAGGGCAAAAG GATCTTCGTTCAGCTTTGAGACAAAACCAAAACGGCAGGATGTCCGGAGCGACCCTACGCCTCTAG AAACAGGGCCACACCCTAACTTGGGCGGAGTCAGGTGGTTCAGTACATCAAGCCTGTTTCAGAGTCGTAGGAGAG GTTGGATGAAAGGATCTCTCTCGCTGGATGCCTCTGTGGAGCATGATGGATATTTCAGTGCAGAAGAGCAGGCCAACTCTGACCCAGAAGAGGAGAGGGAAGACAAACTG AGTGAAGAAGAACCGCAGCCTGTGAGGATAGATGAAGAGATCCAGTGTTTTGAAGAGACAGAGGAACCTGAGGAATGA
- the mcf2lb gene encoding guanine nucleotide exchange factor DBS isoform X10 yields MAMIWMQTEKTVVQELQRRLSNVAHSIDEIMQKESSPLFAADVITELKRQFAFLSGGRAQDGSPIIIFPEYPSFCEIGDQEFRNVLTYLTSIPSLSAAGVGFIVVIDRRQDRWTCLKGTLLRISGWFPANLRLVLVLRPSAILQRTLSDVFFKLHRDDFKVPVIMLSSVADLHTYIERNQLTQELGGSQYYCHKTWISHRTDLESFAALVKRMAQRLQVFGRELAETELPSNHLTASSLLNTHTSRKDIFKEDMAGALSQGRKILENIREPVRRDPDSSLNPDQLENLATVHRLLSQLNESSTAFDEFWIQHQNKLELCLKVCQFEHNFQQLRTELDRATETLNAFSAVGISPAQTEHLLQELTNHEKKVCEVLDRVRSLVAEGQGLIDSSQILDDSIAAKCSELEKASENLTQELKDKQTKLTQAMDLHKRLDMMCKWCDDGIYMLASQPLDKCQSQEGAESALSELECYLETANEKQKWEISTVWQEYDNILNNELREQVTRAFEKKASLQEMFDRRRVSLKKLAAKQTRPVQPVAPSPESLSSPAHRDHESICISEDSDSRGSCKQINSDQVDRSSRNASVSEEEETLAVLRRHVMNELLETERAYVEELMCVLQGYAAEMDNPSMAPLIPAALQNKKDVLFGNMQEIYNFHKRIFLRELETYTDYPELVGRCFLDWMGELQIYEKYCHNKPRSESLWRQCSDCAFFQECQKKLEHKLGLDSYLLKPVQRITKYQLLIKEMIKYSKGCEGSVELQAALSSILGILKAVNDSMHLIAITGYDGNLGDLGRLLMQGSFSVWAEHKRGHVKVMELARFKPMQRHLFLHEKALLFCKRREESGEGYEKAPSYSFKQELSMAAIGITEHAKGDSKKFEIWSSSRDEVYTIQAASEEVKTIWVTEIRKLLTGQLEACKEASQQRAPEQFTSESSSTNRLVRNERSSLKSDGVEKQKREEERGKELESIFESRTAERAKGSSFSFETKPKRQDVRSDPTPLGPHPNLGGVRWFSTSSLFQSRRRGTHTEYTCWMKGSLSLDASVEHDGYFSAEEQANSDPEEEREDKLSEEEPQPVRIDEEIQCFEETEEPEE; encoded by the exons ATGAAATCATGCAGAAGGAGTCGAGTCCCCTCTTCGCTGCTGATGTCATCACTGAACTCAAGAGACAGTTTGCGTTCCTGTCTG GTGGAAGAGCACAGGATGGAAGCCCTATCATTATCTTCCCAGAATACCCTTCATTTTGTGAAATAGGAGACCAAGAGTTTCGTAATGTGCTTACATACCTGACAAGTATTcccag TCTGAGTGCAGCAGGTGTGGGCTTTATCGTAGTGATTGACAGACGTCAAGATCGATGGACGTGTTTGAAGGGAACATTGTTGCGTATTTCA GGCTGGTTTCCTGCTAATCTTCGGCTTGTTCTGGTTCTGAGGCCCAGTGCTATACTGCAGCGAACACTTTCTGATGTCTTTTTCAAACTCCACAGAGATGACTTTAAAGTACCG GTTATCATGCTAAGCTCAGTGGCTGATCTCCATACTTATATTGAGAGGAATCAACTGACACAGGAACTTGGCGGTTCTCAGTACTACTGCCACAAAACCTGGATCTCTCACCGCACA GATCTTGAAAGCTTCGCTGCGTTAGTGAAGAGGATGGCTCAGAGACTGCAAGTGTTCGGCAGAGAGCTGGCAGAAACCGAGCTACCCAGCAACCACCTGACAGCCAGCAgtctgcttaatacacacaccaGCAGAAAAGACATCTTCAAA GAAGACATGGCAGGAGCTCTCAGCCAAGGTCGGAAAATCTTGGAGAATATCAGAGAGCCGGTGCGCAGAGATCCGGACAGCAGTTTGAACCCTGACCAGTTGGAGAATCTTGCTACAGTCCACAG GCTCTTATCCCAGCTTAATGAGAGCTCAACAGCATTCGATGAGTTCTGGATTCAGCATCAAAATAAACTGGAGCTATGTCTGAAAGTCTGTCAGTTTGAGCACAACTTTCAGCAG TTGCGAACAGAGCTGGATCGAGCAACTGAAACTCTGAATGCTTTCTCAGCTGTTGGAATAAGCCCCGCCCAAACAGAACACCTCCTTCAAGAGCTGACCAATCATGAAAAGAAAGTCTGT gAAGTGCTGGACAGAGTGAGGTCTCTGGTTGCTGAGGGTCAAGGTTTGATTGACAGCTCTCAGATTCTTGATGACAGTATTGCAGCAAAATGCAGTGAGCTAGAaaaagcaagtgaaaatctcACCCAAGAGCTTAAAGACAAGCAGACCAAGCTGACACAGGCTATGGATCTACATAAAAGACTGGACATG ATGTGTAAATGGTGTGATGATGGGATTTACATGCTGGCATCACAACCACTGGACAAGTGCCAGTCACAGGAGGGGGCAGAGTCAGCGCTATCAGAGCTAGAATGTTACCTGGAGACAGCCAATGAGAAACAGAAGTGGGAAATCAGCACAGTTTGGCAGGAATATGACAACATATTGAACAATGAGCTTAGG GAGCAAGTGACGCGTGCATTTGAGAAGAAAGCCTCACTACAGGAGATGTTTGATAGAAGGAGGGTCAGTCTGAAGAAACTAGCAGCCAAACAAACACGTCCTGTACAACCTGTGGCTCCCAGTCCAGAGTCACTCTCATCTCCTG CTCACAGGGATCATGAGAGCATCTGTATTAGTGAGGACTCGGACAGCAGGGGCTCCTGTAAACAA ATAAACTCTGATCAGGTTGACAGGAGCAGTCGCAATGCTTCTGTATCTGAGGAGGAAGAAACCCTGGCTGTACTGCGCAG GCATGTAATGAACGAGTTATTGGAAACCGAGAGAGCATATGTggaagagcttatgtgtgtgttgcag GGATATGCTGCTGAGATGGACAATCCCTCCATGGCTCCTCTTATTCCTGCTGCCCTGCAGAACAAGAAGGACGTGTTATTTGGGAACATGCAAGAGATATACAATTTCCACAAAAG AATATTTCTCAGAGAGCTGGAGACCTACACTGACTATCCTGAGCTTGTGGGCCGCTGCTTCCTGGACTGG ATGGGGGAGCTGCAAATTTATGAGAAATACTGTCACAACAAACCTCGTTCTGAGAGTCTCTGGAGACAGTGCTCCGACTGCGCCTTTTTCCAG GAGTGTCAGAAGAAACTAGAACACAAGCTGGGACTGGACTCTTACTTACTGAAGCCTGTACAGAGGATCACTAAATACCAACTTCTGATTAAG gagATGATTAAATACAGTAAAGGCTGTGAGGGCTCAGTGGAGCTGCAGGCGGCTCTTTCCTCAATACTGGGAATCCTGAAGGCCGTAAATGACTCAATGCACCTCATCGCCATCACAGGATATGAT GGTAATCTTGGAGACCTGGGTCGTCTGCTGATGCAGGGGTCGTTCAGCGTGTGGGCAGAGCACAAGAGAGGTCATGTGAAGGTGATGGAGCTCGCCAGGTTTAAGCCCATGCAGAGACACCTGTTCCTGCATGAGAAAGCTCTGCTCTTCTGCAAGAGACGAGAGGAGAGCGGAGAGGGATACGAAAAAGCCCCTTCATACAGCTTTAAACAGGAGCTCAGC ATGGCTGCTATTGGAATAACAGAGCATGCTAAAGGGGACAGCAAGAAGTTTGAAATCTGGTCCAGTTCAAGAGACGAGGTGTACACGATACAG GCTGCATCTGAAGAGGTTAAGACCATCTGGGTGACAGAAATCCGCAAACTTCTAACAGGACAACTGGAAGCCTGCAAAG AAGCAAGTCAGCAGAGGGCACCTGAGCAGTTCACCTCAGAGAGCAGCTCAACAAACAG ACTGGTGAGAAATGAGCGTAGTAGCCTCAAGAGTGACGGAGTGGAGAAACAAAAAAGAGAAGAGGAAAGAGGCAAGGAACTTGAGAGCATTTTTGAATCGAGGACAGCCGAAAGGGCAAAAG GATCTTCGTTCAGCTTTGAGACAAAACCAAAACGGCAGGATGTCCGGAGCGACCCTACGCCTCTAG GGCCACACCCTAACTTGGGCGGAGTCAGGTGGTTCAGTACATCAAGCCTGTTTCAGAGTCGTAGGAGAGGTACACATACTGAGTACACTT GTTGGATGAAAGGATCTCTCTCGCTGGATGCCTCTGTGGAGCATGATGGATATTTCAGTGCAGAAGAGCAGGCCAACTCTGACCCAGAAGAGGAGAGGGAAGACAAACTG AGTGAAGAAGAACCGCAGCCTGTGAGGATAGATGAAGAGATCCAGTGTTTTGAAGAGACAGAGGAACCTGAGGAATGA
- the mcf2lb gene encoding guanine nucleotide exchange factor DBS isoform X13, translating to MAMIWMQTEKTVVQELQRRLSNVAHSIDEIMQKESSPLFAADVITELKRQFAFLSGGRAQDGSPIIIFPEYPSFCEIGDQEFRNVLTYLTSIPSLSAAGVGFIVVIDRRQDRWTCLKGTLLRISGWFPANLRLVLVLRPSAILQRTLSDVFFKLHRDDFKVPVIMLSSVADLHTYIERNQLTQELGGSQYYCHKTWISHRTDLESFAALVKRMAQRLQVFGRELAETELPSNHLTASSLLNTHTSRKDIFKEDMAGALSQGRKILENIREPVRRDPDSSLNPDQLENLATVHRLLSQLNESSTAFDEFWIQHQNKLELCLKVCQFEHNFQQLRTELDRATETLNAFSAVGISPAQTEHLLQELTNHEKKVCEVLDRVRSLVAEGQGLIDSSQILDDSIAAKCSELEKASENLTQELKDKQTKLTQAMDLHKRLDMMCKWCDDGIYMLASQPLDKCQSQEGAESALSELECYLETANEKQKWEISTVWQEYDNILNNELREQVTRAFEKKASLQEMFDRRRVSLKKLAAKQTRPVQPVAPSPESLSSPAHRDHESICISEDSDSRGSCKQINSDQVDRSSRNASVSEEEETLAVLRRHVMNELLETERAYVEELMCVLQGYAAEMDNPSMAPLIPAALQNKKDVLFGNMQEIYNFHKRIFLRELETYTDYPELVGRCFLDWMGELQIYEKYCHNKPRSESLWRQCSDCAFFQECQKKLEHKLGLDSYLLKPVQRITKYQLLIKEMIKYSKGCEGSVELQAALSSILGILKAVNDSMHLIAITGYDGNLGDLGRLLMQGSFSVWAEHKRGHVKVMELARFKPMQRHLFLHEKALLFCKRREESGEGYEKAPSYSFKQELSMAAIGITEHAKGDSKKFEIWSSSRDEVYTIQAASEEVKTIWVTEIRKLLTGQLEACKEASQQRAPEQFTSESSSTNRLVRNERSSLKSDGVEKQKREEERGKELESIFESRTAERAKGSSFSFETKPKRQDVRSDPTPLETGPHPNLGGVRWFSTSSLFQSRRRGWMKGSLSLDASVEHDGYFSAEEQANSDPEEEREDKLSEEEPQPVRIDEEIQCFEETEEPEE from the exons ATGAAATCATGCAGAAGGAGTCGAGTCCCCTCTTCGCTGCTGATGTCATCACTGAACTCAAGAGACAGTTTGCGTTCCTGTCTG GTGGAAGAGCACAGGATGGAAGCCCTATCATTATCTTCCCAGAATACCCTTCATTTTGTGAAATAGGAGACCAAGAGTTTCGTAATGTGCTTACATACCTGACAAGTATTcccag TCTGAGTGCAGCAGGTGTGGGCTTTATCGTAGTGATTGACAGACGTCAAGATCGATGGACGTGTTTGAAGGGAACATTGTTGCGTATTTCA GGCTGGTTTCCTGCTAATCTTCGGCTTGTTCTGGTTCTGAGGCCCAGTGCTATACTGCAGCGAACACTTTCTGATGTCTTTTTCAAACTCCACAGAGATGACTTTAAAGTACCG GTTATCATGCTAAGCTCAGTGGCTGATCTCCATACTTATATTGAGAGGAATCAACTGACACAGGAACTTGGCGGTTCTCAGTACTACTGCCACAAAACCTGGATCTCTCACCGCACA GATCTTGAAAGCTTCGCTGCGTTAGTGAAGAGGATGGCTCAGAGACTGCAAGTGTTCGGCAGAGAGCTGGCAGAAACCGAGCTACCCAGCAACCACCTGACAGCCAGCAgtctgcttaatacacacaccaGCAGAAAAGACATCTTCAAA GAAGACATGGCAGGAGCTCTCAGCCAAGGTCGGAAAATCTTGGAGAATATCAGAGAGCCGGTGCGCAGAGATCCGGACAGCAGTTTGAACCCTGACCAGTTGGAGAATCTTGCTACAGTCCACAG GCTCTTATCCCAGCTTAATGAGAGCTCAACAGCATTCGATGAGTTCTGGATTCAGCATCAAAATAAACTGGAGCTATGTCTGAAAGTCTGTCAGTTTGAGCACAACTTTCAGCAG TTGCGAACAGAGCTGGATCGAGCAACTGAAACTCTGAATGCTTTCTCAGCTGTTGGAATAAGCCCCGCCCAAACAGAACACCTCCTTCAAGAGCTGACCAATCATGAAAAGAAAGTCTGT gAAGTGCTGGACAGAGTGAGGTCTCTGGTTGCTGAGGGTCAAGGTTTGATTGACAGCTCTCAGATTCTTGATGACAGTATTGCAGCAAAATGCAGTGAGCTAGAaaaagcaagtgaaaatctcACCCAAGAGCTTAAAGACAAGCAGACCAAGCTGACACAGGCTATGGATCTACATAAAAGACTGGACATG ATGTGTAAATGGTGTGATGATGGGATTTACATGCTGGCATCACAACCACTGGACAAGTGCCAGTCACAGGAGGGGGCAGAGTCAGCGCTATCAGAGCTAGAATGTTACCTGGAGACAGCCAATGAGAAACAGAAGTGGGAAATCAGCACAGTTTGGCAGGAATATGACAACATATTGAACAATGAGCTTAGG GAGCAAGTGACGCGTGCATTTGAGAAGAAAGCCTCACTACAGGAGATGTTTGATAGAAGGAGGGTCAGTCTGAAGAAACTAGCAGCCAAACAAACACGTCCTGTACAACCTGTGGCTCCCAGTCCAGAGTCACTCTCATCTCCTG CTCACAGGGATCATGAGAGCATCTGTATTAGTGAGGACTCGGACAGCAGGGGCTCCTGTAAACAA ATAAACTCTGATCAGGTTGACAGGAGCAGTCGCAATGCTTCTGTATCTGAGGAGGAAGAAACCCTGGCTGTACTGCGCAG GCATGTAATGAACGAGTTATTGGAAACCGAGAGAGCATATGTggaagagcttatgtgtgtgttgcag GGATATGCTGCTGAGATGGACAATCCCTCCATGGCTCCTCTTATTCCTGCTGCCCTGCAGAACAAGAAGGACGTGTTATTTGGGAACATGCAAGAGATATACAATTTCCACAAAAG AATATTTCTCAGAGAGCTGGAGACCTACACTGACTATCCTGAGCTTGTGGGCCGCTGCTTCCTGGACTGG ATGGGGGAGCTGCAAATTTATGAGAAATACTGTCACAACAAACCTCGTTCTGAGAGTCTCTGGAGACAGTGCTCCGACTGCGCCTTTTTCCAG GAGTGTCAGAAGAAACTAGAACACAAGCTGGGACTGGACTCTTACTTACTGAAGCCTGTACAGAGGATCACTAAATACCAACTTCTGATTAAG gagATGATTAAATACAGTAAAGGCTGTGAGGGCTCAGTGGAGCTGCAGGCGGCTCTTTCCTCAATACTGGGAATCCTGAAGGCCGTAAATGACTCAATGCACCTCATCGCCATCACAGGATATGAT GGTAATCTTGGAGACCTGGGTCGTCTGCTGATGCAGGGGTCGTTCAGCGTGTGGGCAGAGCACAAGAGAGGTCATGTGAAGGTGATGGAGCTCGCCAGGTTTAAGCCCATGCAGAGACACCTGTTCCTGCATGAGAAAGCTCTGCTCTTCTGCAAGAGACGAGAGGAGAGCGGAGAGGGATACGAAAAAGCCCCTTCATACAGCTTTAAACAGGAGCTCAGC ATGGCTGCTATTGGAATAACAGAGCATGCTAAAGGGGACAGCAAGAAGTTTGAAATCTGGTCCAGTTCAAGAGACGAGGTGTACACGATACAG GCTGCATCTGAAGAGGTTAAGACCATCTGGGTGACAGAAATCCGCAAACTTCTAACAGGACAACTGGAAGCCTGCAAAG AAGCAAGTCAGCAGAGGGCACCTGAGCAGTTCACCTCAGAGAGCAGCTCAACAAACAG ACTGGTGAGAAATGAGCGTAGTAGCCTCAAGAGTGACGGAGTGGAGAAACAAAAAAGAGAAGAGGAAAGAGGCAAGGAACTTGAGAGCATTTTTGAATCGAGGACAGCCGAAAGGGCAAAAG GATCTTCGTTCAGCTTTGAGACAAAACCAAAACGGCAGGATGTCCGGAGCGACCCTACGCCTCTAG AAACAGGGCCACACCCTAACTTGGGCGGAGTCAGGTGGTTCAGTACATCAAGCCTGTTTCAGAGTCGTAGGAGAG GTTGGATGAAAGGATCTCTCTCGCTGGATGCCTCTGTGGAGCATGATGGATATTTCAGTGCAGAAGAGCAGGCCAACTCTGACCCAGAAGAGGAGAGGGAAGACAAACTG AGTGAAGAAGAACCGCAGCCTGTGAGGATAGATGAAGAGATCCAGTGTTTTGAAGAGACAGAGGAACCTGAGGAATGA